In Triticum aestivum cultivar Chinese Spring chromosome 5B, IWGSC CS RefSeq v2.1, whole genome shotgun sequence, the following proteins share a genomic window:
- the LOC123117029 gene encoding proline-rich protein 36 encodes MSSFPSCAPPPRFSFSPASPSPPSAASPPTAAAAFPPPASASLGPDHPVAGLAPPRPACPPPPPAAAAAAAHSRRRREPSKLAPPRRPPRAPAAPRAQPSSIAVSPALLLPRRSPLPRPRARPSATTPLRHRSVHPGHPPAPSPACRSPCVARRRPSPSRRAPGPPLRAPSPPVLAVPASDPDELAAQLVLLPLSWPGQVRHPETIVDFRQVPGRQDPSSSSSNRLRLRGLAKYHSEPCTTTVTEEPCNVNANVYFHDRRENVYFRYGRVQLLPTTSREQLLPLRNSNRSENARFEASVSFRSCEDSFDFDRLSSSWTRSSS; translated from the exons ATGTCCTCTTTCCCCTCCTGTGCGCCTCCACCTCGCTTTTCCTTCTCCCCCGCGTCGCCATCGCCTCCCTCCGCCGCTTCGCCACCAACCGCTGCTGCAGCCTTCCCTCCGCCGGCCTCGGCCTCCCTCGGACCTGACCACCCCGTTGCCGGCCTCGCTCCTCCTCGCCCTgcgtgcccgccgccgccgccggcagcagcagctgctgctgcacACTCTCGCCGACGCCGCGAACCATCTAAGCTCGCGCCCCCTCGTCGGCCTCCTCGAGCACCGGCCGCGCCGCGCGCccaaccttcctccatcgccgTCTCTCCTGCTCTGCTCCTGCCCCGCCGGTCGCCTCTGCCTCGACCCCGCGCCCGGCCTTCCGCGACCACGCCTCTCCGTCACCGCTCCGTGCACCCCGGCCATCCTCCTGCGCCAAGTCCCGCCTGCCGGAGTCCCTGCGTCGCCCGCCGTCGTCCTTCGCCGTCGCGTCGGGCTCCTGGACCTCCGCTGCGAGCCCCATCGCCGCCTGTTCTGGCCGTCCCTGCTTCGGACCCCGACGAGCTGGCTGCCCAGTTGGTCTTGCTGCCTTTGTCGTGGCCAGGTCAAGTCAGACACCCGGAGACCATCGTTGATTTTCGCCAAGTACCGGGACGTCAGGACCCGTCAAGTTCATCTTCGAACCGTCTACGACTACGCGGACTCGCCAAGTACCACTCCGAACCATGTACGACGACCGTCACCGAAGAACCGTGTAACGTGAACGCGAACGTCTACTTCCACgaccgtcgcgagaacgtctacttccgctacggccgagtacaactacttccgacgacgtcccgtgaacaactacttcctctacgaaactcgaaccgctccgaaaacgcacgcttcgaag cttcggtttcgttccggagttgtgaggattcgttcgacttcgaccgattgtcttcttcttggactcgttcttcttcctag